From one Thermococcus sp. genomic stretch:
- a CDS encoding type II toxin-antitoxin system VapC family toxin, producing MEVAFFDTSALVKRYHVERGTALVDDLMKQYVVAISELAIVELTSALNRRYLSGHITRSKLEWVLERFYLDLEDYVIVPLTSDTLSLATTLVLKHGLKTLDSLQLASALKIKDDLSLFVTFDERLKKAAEKENLKVAP from the coding sequence ATGGAGGTAGCCTTCTTTGACACGAGTGCACTGGTGAAAAGGTATCACGTTGAGCGGGGAACCGCTCTCGTTGACGACCTAATGAAGCAGTATGTTGTGGCGATCTCCGAGCTTGCCATAGTGGAGCTTACCTCTGCCCTGAACAGGAGATATTTGAGCGGCCATATAACCCGCTCAAAGCTCGAATGGGTTCTCGAAAGGTTCTATCTTGACTTGGAGGACTACGTTATCGTGCCGCTAACAAGCGATACTTTGAGCTTGGCCACCACACTCGTTCTCAAACACGGCCTTAAGACCCTCGATTCTCTTCAGCTCGCCTCTGCATTGAAAATAAAAGACGACCTAAGCCTCTTTGTGACGTTTGATGAAAGGCTGAAGAAAGCTGCAGAAAAGGAAAACCTCAAAGTTGCCCCTTGA